The sequence TAGGCGGCGCATTCGTCCGCCACCAGCTGGCCCAGCTCGGCGCCTTCCCACCGGTTGCGGGCCAGCAGCACGTGCGAGCGGCCGAGGGACGAGACTCGGCCCATCACCGCCTCGATGAAGCTCTCCGTCGAGGCCGCACGGGTCAGGGACACGACCGCCTGGACCACCGCCAGGGCGTTCTTGGCCCGGTGATCGACCTCCCGCGCCAGGAGATTGCGCGCCTCCTCCACAGCCTTGCGCTCGGTGATGTCACGCAGGATCACCGTCGCCAGACGATCACCGCCGATCTCGACCTGGGAGATCGAGGCCTCGATCGGAAACTCCTCGCCGTTGGCCCTCAGGCCGCTGATGGCGCCCAGCGACCCCATCGCCCGGTTGGTGGCGCCGGTGCGGGTGAAGCGGGCGATGTGCTGCTCGTGGGCGGCGCGAAACCGCTCGGGGATGAAGCGCGAAATGTGCTCGCCCAGCGCCCTGTCGGCCTCGACCCCGAACATGCGCTCGGCCGCCGGGTTGAAAAGCACGATCGCCTGGTTGTGGTCGACCGTGACGATGGCGTCCATGGCCGAGGCGACAATACCCTCCAGCCGCCGCTTGATGTCCGCGACATCCTTAGACCCGCTCTGCCGACGGCGAGGGGCAGTGGTCATGGATCGAACGCCCTCCTCGATCTGAATCGACTATAAGGGGAACTCGGCGCGCTTCAAGGTTGAGTCTGACTTTACCGCCAAGCCGGCGCCCGAGGCCGCACAGGCCGCTCGGATCGGGTTCGGCGAGGTTTTATCGGCGGCGCCGTAGCCTGGCGGTCCCGTTTCCGGGCAGGCTGCAGCGGTCACGCCTCCAGCTCGATGTCCCAATAGAGGTAGTCGAGCCAGCTTTCGTGCAGGTGGTTGGGCGGGAAGCGCCGGCCGTGTTCCTGCAGTTCGTACATGTTGGGGCGGCGGGGGTGATGGTGCGGGTGCATGCCCGCTTCGCGCGGGGTGCGGCCGCCCTTGGTCAGGTTGCAGGGGGCGCAGGCGGTGACGATGTTCTCCCAGGTCGTGCGACCGCCGCGGGAGCGGGGGATGACATGGTCGAAGGTCAGGTCGTCGCCGGAACCGCAGTACTGGCAGGCGAAGGCGTCGCGCAGGAACAGGTTGAAGCGGGTGAAGGCCGGCGGCCGATCCTGGGCCACGTACTGCTTCAGCGACACCACGCTGGGCAGCTTCATCTCGAAGGAGGGGGAGTGGACCGTCTGGTCGTAGGTCGAGACCACGTCGACCCGGTCGAGAAACACCGCCTTGATCACTTCCTGCCAAGGCCACAGGGACAGAGGATAGTAGGAAAGCGGCCGGAAGTCCGCATTGAGCACGAGAGCCGGCCATCCCGACGGCGGACGCTTAAGCACCTGCATGGGAAACCTCCCACCGGGCTGGTCCGGCGGCTGTACGAGCCGCTGATGTCAACGCGAATGGACTGAAGACGAGCTCCTTCCTGACCGCGGCGCCCGCTTCACCGTCAGAATCGACCGATCGATTCGCGAGCATTCTCACCATAGGGGAAAAGCGGCGACAGCTCCATGTCAGGAATGTGATCGTTTGGCCACCATATGGCCAGAAGCGGGGGGTAGGCTAAAAAAACTTGATCGGGACCTAAGGCCCCGGGAGGATCGCTTGAGGGGAGCAGATCCTCTGAGAGAAAAACCGGGAGGAGCGTGGGGAGACGCCCCTCCCTAGTCATTCGGATCCATCATCGGATCGGGAACAGGGCTCAGGCGCCGACCAGGGCAAGGGCGCCGGCCGTGACCAGGCCGAGGGCGAGGAGGAAAACGCCGCCAACGCGGTCGAGAGTCGTTTCAAAGCGAGCGAGAGACATTTGGGTAGTCCTTTTGCGAGAGAGGGTCAGTTCGATTTCAGGCGTCGCCGGGGGGAGCCAGCGGCGGTTCGGATTGTCGCAGGACCTTGGGGAGAAGGACGCTGTTCGATCTGAACGCCGCTTAAATAGTGCATATCTAAACGGTGTCAAGTTCTATCTTTACACCGTTCATATTAAAAGTTAGAAAGGTTCAGGATTTAAGGGTGGAAACATGACGACCGTGGCCTTGGCCGAATCCAAACCCTATCATCATGGCGATCTGCGCCGCGCCCTGCTGCTCGCCGCCGAGGCGGTTCTGGAGCGTGAGGGTCCCAGCGCCCTGTCTCTGCGCGCGGTGGCGCGCGAGGCGGGGGTCAGCCCGGCGGCGCCCTACCACCACTTCAAGGACAAGAACGAACTGCTCAACGCCGTGGCTATGGAGGGCTTCTCCCAGCTGCACGACGCCATGGCCATGGCGATCAAGGATGAGCCGGCCGAGGAGCGGCGGCTGGCGATCGGCGTGGCCTATGTGGAATTCGCCCAGGCCAATCCCGCGCTCTATCGCGTGATGTACGACTGCGCCCGCAATGGCGAGGCCCTGCCGGAGGACACGCACGAAAACGACGCCATGGGCGGCTACAAACTGGTCAAGGACACCATCAACGAAGCGTCCGGCGGCCAGTTGAGCGAGCTGGACCTGGAGCTGACCTGCATCGCCTCCTGGTGCGCGGTGCATGGCCTGGCCGAGATGTGCAAGTTCCACAAGTTCAATCCGCTGAAAGAGATGATGGGCGGTGAGCGCGCCTTCCTGGAGGGCGTGCTGGACCATTTCGGCGTGCTGAGCCGGACCAAGAAAGCCTGACCCAGCCTTGTTCGCCAGCCGCTTCGCGCCATCGCCCAGCGGCTATCTGCATCGCGGCCACGCCTTTTCCGCCCTGACGGCTTTCAAAGCTGCACGTGAGGCGCAAGGCCGCTTCATCCTGCGCATCGAGGACATCGACACCGAGCGCTGCCGGCAGGAATTTGAAGCCGCCATCTTCGAAGACCTCGCCTGGCTGGGCCTCGAATGGGAGCAACCGGTTCGCCGCCAGTCGGATCACCTGGCCGACTACCAGGCGGCGCTCGAGCGCCTGAGGGCCGACGGCCTCGTCTATCGCTGCTTCAAGACCCGCCGCGAGATTCTGGACGAGATCGCCCGCGCGCCCCACGGGCCCGAGACGCCCTATCGCGGCGCGCGCCTGGCGCCCGACGAGGAGGCGCGGATGCTCGAAACCGGCGCCCCGTTCGCGTGGCGGTTGTCGCTGGAGGCCGCGCGGGCCCGGCTAGGCCCTGCCTGGGACGCATTGAGTTTCACTGAGGAAGGCGCCGGGCCGAACGGCGAGCACGGCCTGATTGGCGCTCGACCGGAAACGGCGGGCGATGTGATCCTGGCGCGCAAGGGGCTCGGCGTCGCCTATCACCTTGCGGTCGTGGTCGATGACGCCCTGCAGGGGATAACCCACGTGGTGCGAGGCCAGGACCTGTTCGAGGCGGCGCACATCCAGCGCCTGCTGCAGGCCCTGCTCGGCCTGCCGACGCCGACCTATCGCCACCACCGGCTCCTAGTCGGCCCAGACGGCAAACGCTTCGCCAAGCGCGACAGGGCCGAGACCCTGAGGGAAATCCGGGCGCGTGGGGTGAGCGCAGCCGCGCTCAGGAACGAACTGGGGTTCTGAGCAAAGCCCCTTCCCCGCAAGGGAGAAGGGGCGCTCAGCATCACAGCGTCCGCTTGACCTCTTCCACGGTGAAGCACTCGATGGTGTCGCCGGGCTTGATGTCCTGGAAGTTGGCGAAGGCCATGCCGCATTCCTGGCCGACCACCACCTCGTTGACCTCGTCCTTGAAGCGCTTGAGCGTCTGCAGGGTGCCCAGCTCCAGGATGACCACGTTGTCGCGGACGATCCGGACGCGGGCGCCTTTTCGCACCACGCCTTCGGTGACCTTACAGCCCGCCACGCGGCCGACCTTGGAGATGTCGAAGGCCTGCAGCACCTCGGCGTTGCCCAGGAAGGTCTCGCGCTGGATCGGCGCCAGCATGCCCGAGAGCACGCCTTTGATGTCGTCGAGAAGGTCGTAGATGATCGCGTAGTAGCGGATCTCGACCCCTTCGCGGTCGGCAAGGTCGCGGGCCTGCTTCGAGGCGCGGACGTTGAAGCCCAGGACCGGCGCGCCGATCCCCTTGGCCAGCATGACATCGCTCTCGTTGATCGCCCCGGCGCCGGAATGGATGATCCGGGCGCGGACCTCGTCGGTGGAGATCTTCTCCAGCGAGCTGACGATAGCCTCGGCCGAGCCCTGCACGTCCGCCTTGATGATCAGCGGCAGTTCGGCGACCTTCTTGTCCTGCAGCTTGGCCATCATGTCGGCCAGCGAAGCGCCGGCCACGCCGGCCGGTGCAACGGTCTTTTCGCGCTTCAGGCGGATGCGGTATTCGGTCAGCTCGCGGGCTCGGGCCTCGTTCTCGACCACCGCGAAGGGCTCGCCCGGATCGGGCGTGCCGTCCAGGCCGAGGATCTCCACCGGCTCGGACGGGCCGGCCTCGGGCACCTGCTCGTCGCGCTCGTTGATCAGGGCGCGAACGCGGCCCCAGTTGGCGCCGGCCACGACGATGTCCGAGCGCTTCAGGGTGCCGCGCTTGACCAGTACGGTGGCCACCGCGCCGCGGCCGCG is a genomic window of Phenylobacterium montanum containing:
- a CDS encoding HNH endonuclease; translated protein: MQVLKRPPSGWPALVLNADFRPLSYYPLSLWPWQEVIKAVFLDRVDVVSTYDQTVHSPSFEMKLPSVVSLKQYVAQDRPPAFTRFNLFLRDAFACQYCGSGDDLTFDHVIPRSRGGRTTWENIVTACAPCNLTKGGRTPREAGMHPHHHPRRPNMYELQEHGRRFPPNHLHESWLDYLYWDIELEA
- the gluQRS gene encoding tRNA glutamyl-Q(34) synthetase GluQRS, whose translation is MFASRFAPSPSGYLHRGHAFSALTAFKAAREAQGRFILRIEDIDTERCRQEFEAAIFEDLAWLGLEWEQPVRRQSDHLADYQAALERLRADGLVYRCFKTRREILDEIARAPHGPETPYRGARLAPDEEARMLETGAPFAWRLSLEAARARLGPAWDALSFTEEGAGPNGEHGLIGARPETAGDVILARKGLGVAYHLAVVVDDALQGITHVVRGQDLFEAAHIQRLLQALLGLPTPTYRHHRLLVGPDGKRFAKRDRAETLREIRARGVSAAALRNELGF
- a CDS encoding TetR/AcrR family transcriptional regulator — protein: MTTVALAESKPYHHGDLRRALLLAAEAVLEREGPSALSLRAVAREAGVSPAAPYHHFKDKNELLNAVAMEGFSQLHDAMAMAIKDEPAEERRLAIGVAYVEFAQANPALYRVMYDCARNGEALPEDTHENDAMGGYKLVKDTINEASGGQLSELDLELTCIASWCAVHGLAEMCKFHKFNPLKEMMGGERAFLEGVLDHFGVLSRTKKA